One region of Nitrospinota bacterium genomic DNA includes:
- the mgtE gene encoding magnesium transporter gives ESEAEMVFYIYVIDEKNHLVGVVSLRQLILAPFSKSLRDIMAKKVYSVRTDTDQEDVSKIVARYNLLAIPVVDEENKLVGIITVDDIIDVIGQEATEDIYKMAGTNEEEILFSKSIFKVARYRLPWLIISLIGGIITGALLWQFKITLKELLALAAFIPVVMHMGGNVAIQSSTITVRGLATGRIDASVITKHILREMLTGAVMGALCGTIIGIVAHIWHGNFILGIIISISMFFAITVASLMGALVPIIFKRLNIDPAIASGPFVTTSNDITGLLIYFSLATVLLRYLI, from the coding sequence GAAAGTGAGGCAGAGATGGTTTTTTATATCTATGTCATTGATGAAAAAAATCATCTTGTTGGAGTTGTTTCTTTAAGACAGTTAATTCTGGCGCCTTTCTCAAAGTCCTTAAGGGATATTATGGCAAAAAAGGTCTACAGCGTCAGAACAGATACGGATCAGGAGGATGTTTCAAAAATCGTGGCACGTTATAATCTTTTGGCGATCCCTGTTGTGGATGAGGAGAATAAATTGGTAGGGATTATTACCGTAGACGATATCATTGATGTTATTGGTCAGGAGGCAACAGAAGATATCTACAAGATGGCAGGAACCAATGAGGAAGAAATTTTATTCAGTAAATCCATATTCAAAGTGGCCAGGTATAGGCTTCCCTGGTTGATTATTTCTCTCATAGGGGGGATCATTACAGGTGCATTGTTATGGCAGTTTAAAATAACCCTTAAGGAGTTATTGGCACTGGCTGCCTTTATTCCTGTCGTGATGCATATGGGAGGAAACGTTGCTATCCAATCTTCTACAATAACGGTTAGAGGTCTTGCTACGGGAAGAATAGATGCTTCTGTGATTACAAAACATATCCTTCGAGAAATGCTTACAGGAGCAGTGATGGGAGCTCTCTGCGGGACTATCATCGGAATTGTGGCTCATATCTGGCATGGGAATTTTATACTCGGTATAATCATTAGTATTTCTATGTTTTTTGCCATTACCGTGGCTTCTTTAATGGGTGCTTTGGTTCCCATTATATTTAAGAGGTTAAATATAGATCCTGCCATTGCCTCTGGTCCGTTTGTCACAACTTCAAATGATATTACAGGTCTTTTGATATATTTTAGCCTTGCCACCGTTCTTCTTCGGTATTTAATTTAA